In Calliopsis andreniformis isolate RMS-2024a chromosome 9, iyCalAndr_principal, whole genome shotgun sequence, the genomic window TAATTTCAGAGAGCGACAAGAGGGTCGTAGTGAAACGGGAGGCTGGCGGGGAGTTCGGTTTCCGTATTCATGGCTCGAAACCAGTGGTGGTTTCTGCCATCGAGCCCGACACGCCAGCCGAGACCTCGGGCCTCGAAGTCGGTGACATCATAATGTCGGTGAATGGCAAAAGTGTCATGGACGCGACGCACTCGGAAGTCGTCAGGCTCGCGCACTCCGGTTCCGACGTCCTTGAGCTCGAAGTCGCGAGGACCTGCAACGTGCTGGCGCCAAGAGTCGCCAGGCCTGGGACGAAGGAAATCGCTGACGAGGCACCCCTGTGCTCTGGTTACCTCTGGAGGAAGTCCGCCACCTCCTCGAACACGGACAAGTGGGTTCGAAGGTGGTTCGTTCTGCGCCGTGACAATTGCCTCTACTATTATAGGACTGACGCGGTAAGGACTTTGTTTAGAGAGTTTCGATTATTCTTCTTTTATTGGGTCAGATACATATCTCAGAGACAATGTGTGCTTTAGTGAAGAATTCTTCAGGGCGAGGCTGAGTTATGGGTCAGGTCAGTGGAAGGTGGTAGGAGATGATGAAAGGTCTATTTTTTTTGTCGAGAATATCTAATACTAGTAGCTCTTCAAGAACAGAGCATacatagaaatgaaaattatattgTTAGAAAGTTTGCAGGGgatgtaattaaaaaatattattagatATTTGAGGGATGGTGTAGCATAATTTACGTGAAATTAcatacagttttttcactcagaATGTTACTAAAATTCCATAGAAACGTCAGCAGTAAGTACCTTCTCTTGTAGCTGGCGTATGAAGGGTTGCTCATCAGCAGGTGCCCGAAAACTATACATTTCTAAATAGTCTTTCAGCTGAAAAATAAAGCTTTTTTGGAAGCACACCACTAGTCAAAGGTTTAGAATCCCTTTGTTAATTAGAGGAATcacttaaattatttaaattgtggTGGTCATTCAAAAATATTCATGCCAGAATATTGTCCTTGCTCCCCTCGAAAAAGGCAAAACCTGACAAGCCCCATTTTTATGAACCCCTCAATTGTAAAGCCATACGCAAGAAAGATAAAAAACCTGGCCATTCCATCATCCAAAAATTCCCACCATCGGCCAATTACTCTTCCTCGTATCCCAGATAATACACTTTCCCGCTGAGTCCACAAGCAATGTCAACTCCCCCACGAGTCGACTATAACTCGGTCCTCCGTCGTTTGTCAAACGAGAAGTCGTCCTACCACGCCTTATTGGCGCGAAACCCATACGACTGGCGTCCTTTCCCGCGGCCATTCCATCGAGATGACAAGTGTTTGCCCACGGTCGACGAATGGTTCACGAGGGTGCGATTCCGTTCCGCAGGATTCACAGCCGGTGGGAGCGGTAATGCTGATAAAATACGACGTGGAGCAAACGCCTGAACTGAGGTTGCACAGTTTCGCGATAAAGAAGCAGGGCGCGCCGACGCTTCGGCTCGCGGCGGACACCGAGGAAGCCGCGGCCCGATGGACAACAGTCATCAAGGAAGCCATCGAGAGAAACGACCAGGTGAACGTTGCAAGGCAGCTCGAAAGTTGTCCCATCCTGGGACACGTTCCAGGAACTCGTGGCTCGCGATAAATTCCGAAACGTTCCAGATGCAACCACTGCACGCTCGCGCCAAGCGAGTTTCGAGCATTTAGTCCGCCGCTGGAGCAGTCACCAATCCCTACTCACGGGCTTAAGAAAACGAGACTCGTTTGAAATTCACTGACTTCGGCTGTATGGTTGAGAGAGTTGTTGTAACAGTTAGATTCGCCCGCGAGGCGAGCCAGTTTCGCAGAATGACATTGTTCGGCCGCGGCAATTTTATAATGGGATTGTGTAAACTAATTGGATTTCATTCGTGGAATTGGAACTTCCGAATTCAGAGTTTGCTCGTTTCATTTTTCCACCGGGGGATTGCTTTCGCTCGGAGTATATTAAAGCGGCGGCGTAGCGTGCTTTGGTTATTCTCTGGTTAATTGTTGGATTCTTTTTACTTAATTACTCTTATTATACAGTTTACTCTATGGAGGAGAGACTAACAAAATAGGTGTTACTTTCGAGATGTCTTTTTGCCTCGATTTTTACACTTTTTCACTTCTTCTTGCAAATAAATTTGGGGTCATTTATTACGACAATATTATTCCTTAAAAAGAGttcaatattaatacaattatcaaGACTAATATGTTGTTAGTCGAATGGACCattcatcatgattattatttttccagGTGGACACCTGGCTAGAAGCGTCGCTGAAAATGCGCGAAATGGCGGCGTGCGCGATCCAAAGACCAGATTGCTTCGGTTATCTGAGCAAACAGCAAGAGCACGCGAGGAGAACATCATCTCCAACCGGCTGGTCCAGGCGATATTGCGTGCTGAAGGACGCTGCATTGTATTTCTACGATGACGCCAACGCAGAGAAAGCATTCGGTGTTGCCTGTCTGCATGGGTTCAGAGTGCACAGCAGCGCGCCGACTTCCGGTGGGAGGAAGCACGCGTTCGAACTGGAGCCACCTGACCCGACACAAAGGAGTTACATCTTCGCTACGGAATCCGAAATAGACAAGAAACGGTAGACACTGTTATGCATCTCAACAGATTGATAGTCCTGTAGATAGTAGAAATTCCTACAGTAGAGAGCCCTGTGGCAGACACCTTGAAGAATAATGTTCCCCTTGTCACCGCTGCCATCTAGTAGCGGGCGTTGATAGTTACACCTAGACGAATGAAATTGATGGGCAGAAAACAGTTTGAAATTAGTTTTCATGGGTTTTCTTTGACTTTCAGGTGGCTGGCGGCGCTCGAATATTCGATCGATCGGTGGATAAAGATTGGTTGACACAGGCCCATTTACCGCACGAGGAAGCAAAGAAGTCGAAGCAGCGAAGATCCTCTGAGGTGTCCTTCGCCTCTTCCTATTTCCGGTTCCTAACGAACATTGTCGCAAACCACGAGCTCATTAATCATTGTCATCGTCGCCATGATTGTCGCGCGCAAATTCACCACGTGGATCATGTCGCAGATGCCCTTCATATTCGCGATTCTTCACAGATCCTGGCATTTTTGTTAATGTTCACCCTGGCAGTTGTTTCCTGAGATGTTTTGCCGAAGTTGTTAGTAGAAGTACTAATTTCCGATCCAGGTATTTTTCTTAAGTTAAATTCTATTTTCCTGACAGATTTTGCTAAAGTTTCCTCACGAATAAAATGTCATTCTCTGATTCCTTGATTATAGGAACTTTATACAGGTTTTTGTCGATTGTTCTCCTCTGTGATCCAACATTTAGTGACCCTTCTAGTCCTCAATATTAATGCCTCTGGAGAGTTATGAGAGAAGCAGCCAACTTGTTTCTTGATACGATTTAGAATTTAGAGGCTTTTGTAGGAAGATAGTGAGCAAACCTCTGTTGTTATACAAGTAGATAATTTCTAGTCccatttcttagtccctagtTCCTAGTTTGCATTTACATCTCCAGGGTACCgtcattttaataattaatgtCTCCAAAGTAATTAGGTATTTATACCCACTATCTCACTGATAGTGACAGAGGTTTGTCTACTGCCATTTTCCAAAGGTACATTAAAAGGAGTAGGCTGGATGCTTCACTCGATAGTATTACTAACACTGTTTTATGATAATTGCTGATTATCAGTGGTGTTATATTTGTAAGTagttaaatatatttgaaatattactaATACTTTGAACAGTGTTTCTCAAAATAGCGTGTAATTTATTTCAagatcttaatattatatttttgagAAACGTTAATTGTAAATTACGAATATTCTTTGAATGGAGTTTATATCAACTTGTACAAATATATTCATGTTATTATTAAATGTAATTATTCAGTGCACAAGGTAATTAGTATTCCACAGAGaagtttaatttaatatttcaatctAATACTTCTTTCTcgttataataatctgactgtaaaataatttaatatttaggtAAGTCTATACTGTTTCATATTCACCAGCACAGATACATAGATTCTACACACGAtacaaatataataatatatttattccCTTTGAATGTTGTATAAAACACGAGAAACGCTGTTTTAAGTAGCTGATTCCAGTATTGAAGTAacacaaaaatattttattgggtTGCTGCAAGAACTTCAACAAatatttagtatttagatttAATAAGCCACTCAAATACATATTCCTGCATCCTCTCATTCCATGGTACCCGCCTAAGTCATGATTTAAAAGTCACTGCCAAATATCAATAAAAAGTGACCACATGAGCTTCCCCTCCAAAAAAACATTCATGACATTCACAGAATATAAAATTCACATCATATTAGCGTTGCTCTGCAACATATAGCTAGTATACAAAAATACACTCTCTCATCTAAAGAATCAAATGAAAAGCATGTCTGCAGCAACCCGATAAGACATCCTCTCGTAAACCCAAACTCGTGCTCACCATTTAGTAACGTTTGTATTATTCGCTTTTTGGATTCCGTTTTTTATACTTGTACATAGACATTGCATAACTGATCAACATGCAGGAATTGAAATCGAACTCACCTCTAACGAGCGTCGAACATAAAAGAAACGAGAATTGTTTATTCACCAATTGTGTCTTGTATTAGAAAGATTCCCGCGTCCCCCTGCAGCGAAAGGATTCGATTTAACTCGATGGTTAAATACCCGCTGCGTTTCCATGAATTTCCATAGAACTGTCTACCGGAAACGAGCCACAAAACTCGCCATCCTCCGTGAAACGATATCCCAAATGCGCTGCAGTATTTGTACTTTATCATTTGTCCAACGATAAACGTTGTCCAACGCCGATAAGTGAGTGTCAACTTTGCAACGTTCATTAATCCGCGCACAATTACGGCGAAACAGTTTCGAGAAGGTAGTTAAGTAAAATTGTATGCACAAGTTGAGTGAAAGGTGTTATATACGTATTAGAAGAAGAATTCGTGAATAGCGACATCCGCGAACGAGAATCAGTTGGCAGAATCGAGATACGAGCGTTCGGATGAATCTTTTATTCGAGGGAGGAGTGAAATTTTTGTCCGACCTCCGATTCTTCGTCTGTATGATCGAAGGTTCATTCgagtaattattatttaatcGATCGTTCGTTCGTCGCATGTGAAAGTGAATAGTACAATATGAATTTGCGATTGACGTGTCGTTGAACTGTAGATAATTAAGTGTAAAATGACGTCAAAAGGAAAACGTATTTCCAAGGATTCACGCTGTAACTCGGAAAATTGTCCTTGTAAATGTATGATTGTGAATAAGATTACGCTGAAAGTAAATTCAAGGTTTTTACGTTTCGTTGTACTTCGATGTTTCTAAGGGGCTTTGACTGAAATCGTGAACTCCGCTGTTGGAACTTTTGGTTTCGTGAATGGGTAGTGGTTAATCTTTTAACCCTTTGAGTCCCAACATTTTTTTCCTTGAATTCAGGGTTTGATCAGTGACTTCTGTTATAgagaattttattatattttgatcAATATATTTTTGATTAACAGAGGAAGAAAAATCTAGAATGAGGCACCTACATTTTACATATGTAAAGACAAatgaaaatatatatacattttaATGGGTGAGGGTGCAATTGAAAGAAATAATCGGAAAATAAAGATAAACATTCGTACCtgaagaaataaatttaaataaaagaatAGGATGGTCAAATTTTACGGAAAGAATTGGAACAAGTTGAAAAGTCCTCTATCAGTTTGCAACCTGAATTTTCAGGCAGTTATATTTCCGTGCTCCAATTTCCGACGCGCGATATTCAAATTTCACAGCTTATTGATCTGTGTTTCCGACGAGGAAATTTCATGTTGCAAAATGGTAGAAAATTGATCGATTTTTCCCTTACATACACATGAACAACAACAGAACAAATAACACTGACCAACATGCTATATAGTATACTGTTCAagtttaaaaaacaatataaatttgTAAAGTATCTATGACATCGAAAATTCTATAAACGAGAGTAATATATCCTATATGCAAACGGTACAAACTACAAACTAAACAAGGTAATGCTCAAAATCGTTATCAAATCGATTTCATCGAGAACCGGAAATCGGGGTTAGAGCTGGGACTGATAGGGTTAAACgaagtaaataaatataaatataaaatattctataGGACAAAACTAGATGAAGGAACCGAATATATTGAACATAGAACTCCCAAGAAAGAATCAAAGACTTAATCCTTTCGTTGCGGAATAATTCGAGGCATCACCGAATCCAGAACCGGGCTATCCACAGCGAAAGGGTTAATTATTCGAATAATCTTCAAACGCGTCGAAGCGTCGTAACGCAAAATCTCATGAGAAACTCTACCGCGAGATAAGGAAAAAAAATATCGTATGAATGCTTTCTTCCGCGTGCTTGTTGCGTGAGTACAAAATATCCAGCGCGAACACACACATGCGTGCTCGTGTGTACATGGAATTGCCACGATTATACCCCGCTGTCCTTATCGCCAATATTTGTATCGGTATTAAGGAATCGTGCTCATGAATttcgaaaagaaagaaaaataaaaacagCGAACGAAGGATCGATCCTGCGGGCGCGCGCGCATAATCTGGGAACTGCAAATAGGATGAATCCCGAATAATTAAAAAGAACGAATACGAATTGTTTAGTTAATTGCGACACAAAAATCGATTGAGATTGCGCTTCAGAATGAAGCGAGAATTGAGAGAAAAACGAGGAATCCGAAAAATTGCGATCGAGCCATCGTCGGCGGATGATGGACAATGAGAAATGCCGCGAAAAACGAACAGACCGCTCAAATGCAGAGATAATAAAATAGGAAGTTTAATACAATTGTAGAATGGAGGTGCGTCAATTATTTACCCGTCACCCTTCGAGCTGGTTTGAAGGATACTAATCTTACTGCTGTTTAAGTGTTAGATCGTGTTACAAGTGCTCATTGATAGAGAATTTTTTACTACCAAGAAGTTGAACTGTGATCGCTTCTTTTCGAACAAATTATCCCTGTTTCTTCTTCTCGTACAATCTACAGTAACATcatctatatttttatttaaaaattaaaaattccttCCGTCTATCTTCAAACTGGTGGTCAAGCTCGAAGAGCATAGTATTTACAATAAATACATGAATATGTAGCGAGTACATGCAACAGTGAACGCGAAGGTTACTACTATATTTTCGTCAGTGTCTGAACGACCACAGAATGTACTTCATTCTTGCTTTCGGTTCGTGTTGATTCTCACATTTTTTAATTCCGTTGTTCCCCAAAAGAAATGTGCAATTGATGTATCGAAATATATATCGATTAAAAGTTTTTACAGAAATCGGTCGTTGTCGATTTCTAATCACCTCGTAACATTTTCAGACGTTAAGTCCCTCGCGCAGCATCGTTATCGCTTGTCACAACGAAACATTTGCACAAGGATTAACGAACATTTAATACAGCGGATCCGAATGTCCAGGAAGATAAGCGGAAATCCGTATTGTCGGTAGCCGATGCATTTTACTGAACGAATCGATGGCAGGCAATAATGGTCTCGATAGGACGTAATGGCAGCGATCCACGGAATATTTTACGCGCGCAGGATTCATCCAGAGATTGAAATGTCACGATATCCAGGAGCGTAAAAGGAAGCACGCAGCTTTAAAAGATTTTTTCTTGGCGTTCTAGTACCGCCGCGGAATCCTCCGATGTCCCATCAATGGCGACTACTCCATTTCCGTTTCTATCGACGATAGAagggaagcataaattacacgcCACGATGGAAGTGTTCGAGGTGAGTGGTATAGCACTTCGAATGGGagataaaaattattatgaaGGCTGTGCCTTATTTTTGCTAGGTTATAGgtatatattatttaatatgaaatgataattttattaaaatatgttaGATAAGGTCGTCGTGAACTGTTAGAATATCTTGTGATGCATGAGGTCTAGAAATAGAAGCTttcgtacaaattgaatttcTTTTTAAGGAAGAGCATGAAGTTTTTAGTGGAGCTGATAAGTTAATCAAATTAGAGGAAAGGTTTCATATACAGGGTGGAAAGTAAAAAATGTCATAGGCTAGTATTTTTTAAGCTGATActggaaatttttatttttcagacTGCTGGTGTGAGAATTCCACTTTGGGGGAAGATTCAGCATTTTGAGTAAGTAACTAAATAATagttactttttattttactaCTTCAATTTACGTATGTAAAAATAATCCATTTAGTTGGTATAACCTTTTCGTTACCTTGTATCCAGATATTCGAAAATGTGATTTTAAATTTTACGTAAGAGTGACAGATCTATAATCCATAGTAGCAATTTAGATAGACTTTTGCAGACGTTTCCCATGTTTTCGAATTGATAATAATTGTACAGTGGTCGTTTCCCAGTATTCTTGGAACGTTCTACTCTGATCGAAACGTATAATTTCGCAATagaaaggtttgaggattattagTCGGTCTCCGAACCTGATACGCAATCTCACGCTAATACGTTACGCTGTACCCGGagatattatctattaattcttATAAATAGTAATTACTGTTAAATTATTACCGTCGACGGTTATAATTTCCATAAATCTTGGATTCGAAAGTTTCGCAACGTCTGCGGTTTTAGCAAAAGAAAATTCCTACGATAGAAAATAATTGTAATGTGCTAGGTTTCTAAGACTATTCGCAAAAAGTATTATCACACTAACGTTATCGCGTTGATATtaatttaaggattgagattgttcAAGAAACAATACAATTTTCAATTTATCCAATTTTCATGTACTTTTTAATGAtctaaaaattatttgaaaaaaaatttGTACCTTGAAGCTGGATGGGATGTGAAAGCTACTGAAACGTTAAAAATGTGCCAATGTGTTTAATAGACATAATGGATTATACACTCGTAGCCTCTGAAATATTGATTATATGTAGATTATGTGTTTCTCATTGCGCGTAACATCTCACACCGTGTTAGATAAACCTGAAGGAGGGAAGAAGCAAAATGGAAAAGAGAGAGTAGTGCCTAGAGATAGCTGAGATAGTCCCGCCTAATGGATTAGCCCAAATGCTCGATTCAAGTAAATGGAATTCACGATCTGGAGAAGAGAAGACGTTCTGCTATGGAAACTAACTGTAAATCCAATACGCcacaaaattaaagaaaaaacgCAGAGCCAAAGAAAATACCAATCCTACTTCTAGTTCTATCagaattaattaaataaaaaacaaatgaaGAACACAGAAGGAATACTACAGAAACTTctcataaattcaaaattttaaaaa contains:
- the LOC143182855 gene encoding gamma-2-syntrophin-like produces the protein MVCDCAATEYSAELGADVSLKRALEELLKCMLRVWCREGQALTRLGSSTHESDKRVVVKREAGGEFGFRIHGSKPVVVSAIEPDTPAETSGLEVGDIIMSVNGKSVMDATHSEVVRLAHSGSDVLELEVARTCNVLAPRVARPGTKEIADEAPLCSGYLWRKSATSSNTDKWVRRWFVLRRDNCLYYYRTDADSQPVGAVMLIKYDVEQTPELRLHSFAIKKQGAPTLRLAADTEEAAARWTTVIKEAIERNDQVDTWLEASLKMREMAACAIQRPDCFGYLSKQQEHARRTSSPTGWSRRYCVLKDAALYFYDDANAEKAFGVACLHGFRVHSSAPTSGGRKHAFELEPPDPTQRSYIFATESEIDKKRWLAALEYSIDRWIKIG